From a single Leptospira ellinghausenii genomic region:
- the flgE gene encoding flagellar hook protein FlgE has product MMRSLYSGVSGLKNHQVRMDVIGNNISNVNTHGFKTERVTFQDMISQELQGASEPNERIGGTNPKQVGLGSLIAAIDKIMTQGALQTTGKNTDLAVSGEGFFVVKDGDKQFYTRAGAFNVDKNGFYVNPANGLKVQGWNSRLDETGNKYINSAGSLEDIVIPLYSKEPARATRNVDFQSNLNASVAAVPADATEEDIQRYINDPDPRQRRGHVTSINVYDELGNTRQMGVEFYKMRDNVWKMRFKLEDASQVSVDVNGTGGENTSVSGNTELEVSFTPDGKIISVSDGVDSQTTGKLQADISFRIPGNPTAQKFSLNLGEAGLVGGITQFSSDFTTKAVKQDGYPMGYMESFSIDNTGTVTGVFSNGVRQPLARVALANFTNPAGLNKEGDTMYSFSLNSGEANIGEAGSQGRGKINAGLLEMSNVDLSDQFTDMIVTQRGFQANSRTIVTSDQMIQEVLGLKR; this is encoded by the coding sequence ATGATGAGATCACTTTATTCCGGTGTTTCCGGATTGAAAAACCACCAAGTTAGAATGGATGTTATCGGTAACAACATCTCTAACGTAAACACACATGGATTTAAAACAGAACGTGTAACGTTCCAAGATATGATCTCACAAGAATTGCAAGGTGCTTCTGAACCAAACGAAAGGATTGGGGGAACAAACCCAAAACAAGTAGGTCTTGGATCTCTCATTGCTGCGATTGATAAAATCATGACACAAGGTGCCTTACAAACAACAGGTAAAAACACTGACCTTGCTGTATCCGGTGAAGGTTTCTTTGTTGTTAAAGATGGAGACAAACAATTTTATACACGTGCAGGTGCTTTTAACGTAGATAAAAATGGTTTTTATGTAAACCCAGCCAACGGACTTAAAGTACAAGGTTGGAATTCAAGACTGGATGAAACTGGAAATAAATACATCAACTCTGCAGGGTCTCTAGAAGATATCGTAATCCCACTGTATTCCAAAGAACCTGCTCGTGCTACAAGAAATGTCGACTTTCAATCTAACCTCAATGCAAGTGTAGCAGCTGTTCCAGCAGATGCAACGGAAGAAGACATCCAACGTTATATCAATGACCCAGATCCTCGCCAAAGACGTGGCCATGTAACTTCCATTAACGTTTATGATGAATTAGGAAACACTCGCCAAATGGGTGTGGAATTTTATAAAATGCGCGACAATGTTTGGAAGATGCGTTTTAAACTAGAAGATGCAAGCCAAGTGTCAGTGGATGTAAATGGAACAGGTGGTGAAAACACTAGTGTATCTGGAAATACAGAACTCGAAGTTTCTTTCACACCAGATGGGAAAATCATCAGTGTATCCGATGGTGTGGATTCACAAACCACAGGCAAACTCCAAGCAGATATTTCCTTCCGCATTCCAGGAAATCCAACAGCGCAAAAATTCAGTTTGAACCTTGGAGAAGCAGGACTTGTGGGTGGAATCACACAATTCTCATCTGACTTCACAACAAAAGCAGTGAAACAAGATGGTTACCCAATGGGATATATGGAATCGTTTTCCATTGATAACACAGGAACGGTAACGGGAGTTTTCTCAAACGGAGTCCGCCAACCTCTCGCACGAGTTGCTCTTGCCAACTTCACAAACCCAGCGGGTCTCAATAAAGAAGGGGACACGATGTATAGTTTCTCTTTAAACTCTGGGGAAGCAAACATTGGGGAAGCGGGAAGCCAAGGACGTGGCAAAATCAATGCCGGCCTACTCGAGATGTCAAACGTTGACCTTTCTGACCAATTCACAGATATGATTGTGACACAAAGAGGTTTCCAAGCAAACTCTAGAACCATTGTGACATCCGACCAGATGATCCAAGAAGTTCTCGGTCTCAAACGATAA
- a CDS encoding tetratricopeptide repeat protein, which produces MSRFQKNTLLIFILLASIAYAPLYYSIKNVVKKESIPITLETPETVVFFSLGEFDSKREMSDPRTIQLLLQTTHFQFQNTTDAVYLGKHSELSPSKQSRSEIILSGTFQWEEKGIKFTPKLRYVESKSTTTGNPIFVKYEERGKLILEVQSSLTHLVDETIRLNRLIKRNPQWVFVSEEEILSESEFVKLSEYDFNASSESRKTVLVSLNLKTNFTEWLKVKDRLEKQTEDNLKEIWKEVGSNAKLSKFLRFQIAKNISHFYFDKAEYSKSIEYATFAKREKESSKQVFHSDYADILSLIGKCLVLDGKKEESIFYLTSAKKIYETLGLLTDPDGIQNSYFYGLVLFDVSQLELSAYELSFIQGKLSDVYQTIYLDYNLAQTLYRLGRYDATITLLKEQRTKIFEVSIPNFDIALQSLLLYGAAQYNVGNWSIAKSVWESILHAKSTYAIEEKPYYRFALFNLSILSRERNHIEESEEYYKQYVKLSPYGQIEPIPTTVNFEIGKPIYPYTWNLTNNGLFSELEEKTIRSYTGRYLFQSQDEEIRARTYENRLEDTNLILDDLLNPNAYLSKSMLVLRKSLFGDLKLHERGNQVVFLDIGPALNHPEYPGVTSQAVAKHFPKMEVVLWELPGEVELFLKKVKPELKEKLYSFSNIRILSADGVGDFQTEYNDPKHWILRNRSIPNLKQKTVIIRAANSIDIYEPYTKILPHFQNLGKELKENPVLYFFNRSILLKPKGKEKFILIGNQSIRGFHHNFQSLDRNGEPPYSILPFSISEEVIP; this is translated from the coding sequence TTGTCACGTTTTCAAAAAAATACACTCCTCATTTTCATCCTTCTGGCGTCTATCGCCTATGCTCCGTTATACTATTCAATCAAGAACGTAGTCAAAAAAGAATCAATTCCAATCACGTTAGAAACTCCAGAGACGGTTGTTTTTTTTAGTTTAGGTGAGTTTGATTCCAAAAGGGAAATGAGTGACCCGAGGACGATACAACTTCTACTTCAAACTACCCATTTCCAATTCCAAAATACAACAGATGCTGTGTATCTGGGAAAACACTCTGAACTTTCCCCTTCCAAACAAAGTCGTTCGGAGATCATTCTAAGTGGAACTTTCCAATGGGAAGAAAAAGGAATCAAATTTACTCCTAAGCTTCGTTATGTTGAGTCCAAGTCTACGACAACGGGAAATCCTATCTTTGTGAAATACGAAGAAAGAGGAAAATTGATTTTGGAAGTACAATCTTCTCTCACTCATTTGGTAGATGAAACAATAAGACTCAACCGACTCATCAAACGAAATCCGCAATGGGTATTTGTATCAGAGGAAGAAATTCTTTCTGAATCAGAATTTGTGAAACTCTCAGAATATGATTTTAACGCTAGTTCCGAGAGCCGAAAAACTGTTTTAGTTTCTCTCAATTTGAAAACCAATTTTACAGAGTGGCTTAAGGTTAAGGATCGATTGGAGAAACAAACTGAGGATAATTTAAAGGAGATATGGAAAGAAGTTGGTTCCAATGCAAAATTATCTAAGTTTTTACGTTTCCAAATTGCAAAAAACATCTCTCATTTTTACTTCGATAAAGCAGAGTATTCAAAATCCATCGAATATGCAACTTTTGCCAAACGAGAAAAAGAATCCTCTAAACAAGTATTTCATAGTGATTATGCAGACATTCTTTCCTTAATTGGAAAATGTTTGGTGTTAGATGGGAAAAAAGAAGAATCGATATTTTATCTGACATCAGCTAAAAAAATCTATGAAACTTTAGGACTCTTAACTGATCCAGATGGAATACAAAACTCCTATTTTTATGGATTGGTGTTATTTGATGTTTCTCAGTTAGAACTTTCTGCCTATGAACTTTCTTTTATCCAAGGAAAACTCAGTGATGTATACCAAACGATTTATTTGGATTACAATTTAGCACAAACTCTCTATCGATTGGGCCGATATGATGCGACGATCACATTGTTAAAAGAACAACGCACTAAAATCTTTGAGGTTTCCATTCCGAATTTTGATATTGCCCTACAATCTCTACTATTGTATGGAGCAGCCCAATATAATGTTGGAAATTGGAGTATCGCAAAATCAGTTTGGGAATCGATTCTTCATGCAAAATCAACGTATGCCATCGAAGAAAAACCTTATTATCGATTTGCACTGTTTAATTTGAGTATTTTGTCTAGGGAAAGAAATCATATCGAAGAATCGGAAGAGTATTACAAACAATATGTAAAACTTTCACCTTATGGCCAAATTGAACCAATACCAACAACTGTGAATTTTGAAATTGGAAAACCAATTTATCCTTATACATGGAATCTAACGAATAATGGACTTTTTTCTGAATTAGAAGAAAAAACAATTCGTTCGTATACTGGTAGGTATTTATTCCAATCCCAAGATGAAGAGATCAGAGCGAGAACCTACGAAAATCGATTAGAAGATACCAATTTAATCTTAGATGATCTTTTGAATCCAAATGCCTATCTCTCAAAATCGATGTTAGTTCTCAGAAAATCATTGTTTGGTGACCTGAAATTACATGAGAGAGGGAACCAAGTTGTATTTTTAGACATTGGTCCTGCATTGAACCACCCCGAGTATCCAGGTGTCACTTCCCAAGCGGTTGCAAAACATTTTCCCAAAATGGAAGTTGTGTTATGGGAATTACCTGGAGAAGTGGAACTTTTTTTGAAAAAAGTAAAACCTGAACTGAAAGAAAAATTATATTCTTTTTCTAACATTCGAATTCTATCGGCAGATGGAGTTGGTGATTTTCAAACTGAATACAATGATCCCAAACATTGGATTCTAAGGAATCGTTCCATTCCTAATTTGAAGCAGAAAACGGTTATTATACGAGCTGCAAATTCCATTGATATATACGAACCTTACACAAAAATTTTACCTCATTTCCAAAACCTTGGAAAGGAACTTAAAGAAAACCCAGTATTGTATTTTTTCAATCGTAGTATTCTACTGAAACCAAAGGGAAAAGAAAAGTTTATCCTCATTGGAAACCAATCCATAAGAGGGTTTCATCATAATTTCCAAAGTTTAGATCGTAATGGAGAACCTCCTTATTCGATCCTTCCATTTAGTATCAGCGAAGAGGTGATACCATGA